A region from the Algoriphagus machipongonensis genome encodes:
- a CDS encoding HTTM domain-containing protein — MSKILSYFDHLVFDEYRMDPKAMGAYRIVFSIFIIFVLGIPDFRYLAQYPDLIFQPPFLSYAQLLDGFPPAFIIGLFSSLLVLFHLCVLFGFYTRFCSIGLTLLYLILFTIKFSFGKIDHAWMVTIWIPLFMGIAGWGSEYSIDKTLRKSKPVSNGWPIFLLASILAFGMFTAGLPKLMGNWLSFDTQAVRHHFIDNYYIRDRHDLLAPLFLNVQSVFIWEFFDYVGVLFELGFILLLLNKRYFSWFIIIAILFHIMNLLILNIKFTGNLPIYLLFMPYVLNSENKTKKKWASINWLWVFAVTCGLYFIAWFVFEIHLDLYDITFNLGFDSNITSLIIMLVVLGCYLNAIIKQIRTKRKQEQIEF; from the coding sequence ATGAGTAAAATACTTTCATATTTTGATCATTTAGTATTCGATGAATATCGAATGGATCCCAAAGCTATGGGGGCCTATAGGATCGTATTTAGCATTTTCATCATTTTTGTTTTAGGGATTCCTGATTTTAGATATCTAGCTCAATATCCTGACTTAATCTTTCAGCCACCTTTCTTAAGTTATGCTCAGTTATTAGATGGGTTTCCTCCAGCTTTTATCATAGGACTCTTTTCGTCCTTGCTGGTGCTTTTTCACCTGTGTGTACTCTTTGGGTTTTATACTAGGTTTTGCTCCATAGGTTTGACCCTACTTTACCTAATTCTGTTTACTATCAAGTTTTCATTTGGCAAAATAGATCATGCTTGGATGGTCACCATATGGATACCCCTTTTCATGGGAATAGCTGGTTGGGGGTCTGAATATTCGATCGATAAAACACTGCGAAAAAGTAAACCAGTATCGAATGGATGGCCTATTTTTTTATTAGCAAGCATTTTGGCATTTGGCATGTTCACTGCTGGCTTACCAAAATTAATGGGCAACTGGTTATCATTTGATACCCAAGCTGTAAGACATCACTTTATTGATAATTACTACATTAGGGATCGCCATGACCTTTTAGCACCTTTATTTTTAAATGTTCAATCTGTATTTATCTGGGAATTTTTTGATTATGTAGGTGTTTTATTTGAGTTAGGATTTATTCTTTTGCTCTTGAATAAAAGATACTTTTCATGGTTTATAATCATTGCGATATTATTCCACATAATGAATCTATTGATTCTGAATATTAAGTTTACAGGCAATTTACCAATCTACTTGTTGTTCATGCCTTACGTTCTTAATTCCGAAAATAAGACAAAGAAAAAATGGGCTTCCATAAATTGGTTGTGGGTATTTGCGGTGACTTGTGGATTGTATTTTATAGCATGGTTTGTCTTTGAAATTCATTTAGACCTATATGATATCACTTTCAATTTAGGCTTCGATTCAAATATTACCAGTTTAATAATTATGCTTGTGGTCCTAGGGTGTTACCTAAATGCAATCATTAAACAGATAAGAACTAAAAGGAAACAAGAACAAATTGAATTTTAA
- a CDS encoding phytoene desaturase family protein, whose protein sequence is MEVVDKNKQYDAIIVGSGPNGLAAGIALAQKGKKIKIIEASDTVGGGARTKFLTLPGYKHDVCSAIHPMAMASPFFTTLPLEKYGLKWITPRFPVAHPLDNEPAVIMDLDIHKTASELGIDSAAYLKLFSPIIKDFNDLLPDLLGPFNPIPKSPIKVAKFGLNAIRSASSLVNSKFKGDRSRALFAGLAAHSIQPLDNTATSAIALVLGAAGHAVGWPLPEGGSQSLSNALAEHFTYLGGEIETGKMITSVDQLSEAKAVLFDITPKQILSIAENQIPKSYAKKLKSYRYGPGVFKLDLALDGPIPWKDENCSKAATVHIGGTFEEIAEAESQVFEGKHPEKPFVLLTQQSFFDQSRAPEGKHTVWCYCHVPNGSTRDMTQQIEDQIERFAPGFKDLILSRNKMNAADMQTYNPNYIGGDINGGIQDLRQLYTRPVNLFDPYRIPNTSYFICSSSSPPGGGVHGMCGYHAAQAVLNFLN, encoded by the coding sequence TTGGAGGTTGTAGATAAGAATAAGCAATACGATGCAATAATTGTTGGATCAGGTCCCAATGGACTTGCAGCCGGTATCGCTCTAGCTCAAAAGGGTAAAAAAATTAAAATTATTGAGGCAAGCGACACCGTGGGCGGAGGAGCAAGAACAAAGTTTTTGACCCTTCCGGGATACAAACATGATGTCTGTTCCGCGATTCACCCAATGGCGATGGCATCCCCATTTTTCACAACTCTTCCTTTGGAAAAATATGGACTCAAATGGATTACACCTCGATTTCCAGTAGCACATCCCCTAGATAACGAGCCTGCAGTCATCATGGATCTGGATATCCACAAGACAGCAAGTGAACTTGGAATAGATAGCGCTGCTTATCTAAAACTCTTTTCCCCAATCATCAAAGATTTTAATGACCTGCTGCCAGATTTGCTTGGGCCATTTAATCCTATTCCCAAAAGCCCCATAAAAGTTGCGAAATTTGGGTTAAATGCCATTCGATCTGCTTCCTCGCTTGTCAACTCAAAATTTAAAGGAGACAGAAGCAGGGCGCTGTTTGCAGGACTTGCTGCTCACTCCATTCAACCTTTAGATAACACCGCTACTTCTGCTATTGCATTGGTTTTAGGTGCTGCAGGTCATGCAGTAGGCTGGCCTTTGCCAGAAGGCGGATCTCAATCACTCTCCAATGCTTTAGCTGAGCATTTCACCTATTTAGGAGGGGAAATTGAAACAGGAAAAATGATTACATCAGTGGACCAATTGTCAGAAGCCAAGGCTGTTCTTTTTGACATTACTCCTAAACAAATCCTTTCTATTGCTGAGAATCAAATCCCTAAATCCTACGCTAAAAAACTTAAAAGTTACCGTTATGGCCCAGGGGTTTTTAAGCTTGATTTGGCACTTGATGGCCCTATTCCATGGAAAGATGAAAATTGTAGCAAAGCAGCCACTGTTCACATAGGAGGTACTTTTGAAGAAATAGCAGAAGCTGAAAGTCAAGTATTTGAAGGCAAGCATCCTGAGAAGCCATTTGTGCTTTTGACGCAACAAAGCTTTTTTGATCAATCAAGAGCACCTGAAGGCAAACATACCGTATGGTGCTATTGCCATGTCCCTAACGGTTCGACCAGAGATATGACCCAACAGATCGAAGACCAAATTGAGAGATTTGCTCCCGGATTTAAAGACTTGATTCTGTCAAGAAATAAGATGAATGCTGCAGATATGCAAACCTATAACCCCAATTATATTGGTGGAGATATTAACGGTGGCATACAAGATCTTAGACAACTCTATACACGGCCAGTTAACCTTTTTGATCCTTATAGAATACCAAATACCTCCTATTTTATTTGCAGCTCTTCATCGCCTCCAGGAGGGGGAGTTCATGGTATGTGTGGCTATCATGCTGCTCAAGCAGTACTGAATTTTCTGAATTAG